Within Anthonomus grandis grandis chromosome 19, icAntGran1.3, whole genome shotgun sequence, the genomic segment gaatcaataaataaatatcgagTTGCAAATTTATTGAGGCTTAAAAATTTAGGGTAATAGACAAGGAATCAATATTAccctaaaataaaagaaataaaaacaatgccataacttatttgcaataaatcaatagatatttattgaggcttcaaaatttaaatgagtagatatcaaaaaaatcaattacaaGGAAAATCTTATCAAAAACCAGGAATTTTATATCAAATCAATTTAAAgttcaaatgaaaaaattataatcaattcTGTGGACTGTGTAAACCCATGAAACAATGGACACGAATTTGCACACTTAAATATTGATGCTTGAAAGCTTAGATTACcaagaaaaaatcaattctatattttttaaaataaacgaatcaataaataaataaagaatcggaaatttattaaaaaattaaatcaatattatcttaaactgaaagaaataaaaataattccatgatttatttttttccaatacaTCAGTAGATATTTATTGAggcttcaaaatttaaatcaatagaCAAAAATCAATTACGAGGATaatcttatataataaaaatttgcaaatttaacTCTTGAtgcttgaaaattaaatttaaaaaataccagcTTAAAATTACCAGACAAATAATCAATTCCACATTTTCCAAATTCAAcgaatcaataaataaatatcgagTTGCAAATTTATTGAGGCTTAAAAATTTAGGTTAATAGACAAGTAATCAATATtaccctaaaatcaaaaataaaatcaatttaatgaCTTGTTTACgccaataaatcaataaatatttacttaagaaAATTTTACCAAAAGTAAATCAATATTACcttcaaatgaaaaattaaatcaattccATACCTTGTTGaaattaatagatatttattgaggcttcaaaatttaaaccaatAGACATCAAAAACATCAATTACAAGGATAATCaataaatgaaagaaataaaaactattccattacttatttccaataaatcaataaatatttattgaggCTTCAAAAATCAGTTACGAGGATAATCCTATATAAATCCAAACAATCAATATGAAACCTGATCGAAAACCAAATCAATTTTAGGTTGAAATTATCATTAATTATGTAAAGCGAAGAATCAGtgcaaatttaattattgatgcttgaaaattaatattgaaaaaataccaGACAAATAATCAATTCcacatttttcaaattcaactaatcaataaataaatatcgagTTGCAAATTTATTGAGGCTTAAAAATTTAGGATAATAGACAAGGAATCAATATtaccctaaaatcaaaaataaaaccaatttaatGGCTTGTTTATgccaataaatcaataaatatttactaaggctttgatttttttttttaaatttgaatcaataaACAACCAAAAATCAATTACGAAGATAATCTTATGATTGAAATTATAATCAATGAATTGTTTAAGTCAACAAACCAattgaaaaaatacatatttaattaatcaGGCTTGAAATCAATAAACAGATAATCATTTGTacataataaatcaattttcagcTTAAACGAAAAAACGCGGTAAAATTCGATAGTTCGAAACggacaaaaaatcaataaatttaattattgatgcTTGAAATTACAAACGAcccgaaaaaatcaatttcaaatGTTTCATGTCAACGAAtcaataaatttcattattgattcaaaaattattagtaagAAAATCAATCATGAACTATTGTGGCCATGACATCTATCGGTGACGCCCTCAATAATAGACGCCATTTGGGCAAGAATGACTGCACTAGGAATAATCAATATTAAGCCTGTTGACattaatttaatcaataatttgAATTTCTCGGTTGAATATGAGGCGTGAATggtaacataaaaattattagtaagaAAATCAATGAACTATTGTGGCCATGACATCTATCGGTGACCCCCTCAATAATAGACGCCATCTGGGCAAGAATGACTGCACTAGGAATAATCAATATTAAGCCTGTTGACCttaatttaatcaataatttgAATTTCTCGGTTGGGTCAATATGGGGCGTGAGTGGTGGCATCTGTATATGCTTTTTTGGATTGcatttttaatcaatatcatacgaattagataaaaattactaaatattattttcttggcAATCAAATCAATAATATCATTGATTGTAAAATCAGTTGATacaatgtgtaaaaaaaatcctgAACCTAAATCAAACGTTCAATTGATTGAATCAagacacaaaaaaaagaaatcaagcaaCAACCGTCTTACGCAGTGTTGTCAAATTcgtcattcaaaaaaaaaacaacctttgACGTCTTATTCCTGTCTGAAAAcgaccttttttctttttcatcccCTTTTTTTTAACGGCCATTAAAACCCCCGTACAACATAATGCCGGGATCTCGCTTTTATGTTGCCTGAGGGACGAAGGGGATGGCAACAAAGCGTCGGCATCATCCCCCTATCGCACATTATCAATCATAATGCTTCAGCATTAAAGTGATTCGAGTAGATTTAAATTTGGCAACATCCGAAACGGCGGTGGATTTTTACTGATGCACGATGAtgattgattgttttttaatactCCCGGCCAATAATAAATTGCTTGTTTGTGCCGGTTTTCAGTGGCTTTTATAGGTGCGTATATATGGGGGGACccaataaaataatcaataatcaaTAACCAAACTAGCAAGAAAATAACGaagcaattcaaaattattatcaataatccatgaaaaaaatctttaaatcaataaaaaggaTTTTTGGGGAAATGGTGTTTATggcaaaaataaattcttaaatctATCAATAAATCACACTATAGCACTGATACATAACTCATATATGAACGATCAATTCtatgctaaaaaattaaattgattatataTTGTCCATTATTCAAAATCAATGAATATTCAATAAACAGatcaattcttaaaaataataatcaataaatgggcattttaatattaaaaattaaatccattaataaataatcaatGAACAAATCAATTATATGACtccgataaaaaaataaatcaataaaggatgctaaaaaattaaactcatAAGATATTCTCAAGTCCAGTACTCAAAATCAATGAATAGAATAAATCAATTCTATGACTCTGATAAATTGATTAAAGATCCTTAAGTCTACCACTCGATTCTATCAATGACTATTCGATGAACAAATCAattctatatttataaaaaaaaataatgaatagaGGAATATTATGgatgctaaaaaaataaagattaaaaattaaattattaaataaatcagctttaaaataaaattaataaatcgtCAATGAACAGATAAATTCTATGACTTTgacacaaaattaattaaaaatatatgttagaGTCCATTAATcgaaatcaataaatattcaattctAAGGCTTGATTCTTAAAAAAGCaatcaataaacaaataaattttatcacTAAAAAAATGAATCAATAAAGGAATGTTAACgatgctaaaaaaataaaattgataactCAATCAATAAACGGTATACGGGAATTTTAACGATGTTAAATCCATCAATAAATCTCTCTTAAACGCCACATTTTTCAACGAAATCCATAAATAATCAATGAACAAATCAATTCCATCACTcgttttttaaggaaattattaGCAAAATGACTACAGACAGAAGTTAACAACAACCTTAAATTGGGAAaagtattcttaaaaaaacgCAATCAATAAATCAAATCTTTGACtctattaaacaaaaatgaatCACTAAAACCACATTTTAGGACTAACTGAATCAATGAacaaatcattaatataaaataaatcattggCAATATGAGACTGATTTTTCACGAATCAAATCAACAGAGAAAAGTTAATCAAAGGctaaatttattgattataccaaatatataaatagatattttcAACTCATTAAATCttgtcaaattaataaaaaaagtcattcAATTTATTGATTTGCGTTTTCAAAAAATCACTTTGCATCAATTGCATCAaacgttttttgttttattaaaattgcaccATGAACAGCGAAATTACGGGTATTCAATTGATTTTATGAGGGGTGTCCAGGGGGCTAATTTCACAATATCTACGTCATCTTAGGGGcgattttcttgatttaaattgctgaaaaaagaaaaatgtctttTCTAAGCGCTATCGATTGTTTCCCATTGATCGGatcaaaaataacaaagttacaAGTAATTTAATCGGccaatatgattaaaaaacatttttaggtgTCCAGGCAGTAAGAACCACCATAACTTTCTTATTAATCAGCCGATTTTGAtcatttcaagttttttcgAATAAGAAATGTTCGGCAAACATAAATAACCCCCTGCGGCTTTAAACCCTATAAGCCACCCCGTATACCTACGGCACAGTTTTTCGAATAATTAATGACGATCTTGTTTCGAGAAAAATCCCTTATCCGCCCTTTATTTCGTAACCGGGAGCCACATAAGGGATATCCAAAGCCCTTTCCGCAGATTTGCCCGATCGTCCGGACGAAACaagtaaaaaagaagaaaaaaagtttccCCCTTTATCCTAAGAGGGGGTGGAACAAGGGGGGGCTTATATCGATTCGCTGCAACTTTTGTTCAAAGTTGCAACAGCTGAAAACTCCCCGGAGAAAACAGgaaacttcttcttcttcttttttcaaCAGCTTTCGGTGGACTTTAACTTGTGAAGGACAAACTCGGTAACTAATTTGTCGCTGATTTTCGACCCCTTGTGgtgataaaaatgataaatttcgGCAAGtcgaggattttttttaaatctgtttaattttgtGAAGCTTCTTGGGGTGTACGGGTGTTCTGCGCATAACATGTGAAGCtcgcaatattttttaacaaaataaaaccaaaatgatCAAAATCCGTTGATAAATAAGGGAGTTATGGGTGTTTTTACTGCCTGGACACTTGTAAGTATTTTTTCATGAGTTTGGGTACTTAAATTGCTTGTAACTTTGTTGTTTATAACCCGATCAAGGTGAAACAAAAAATGGTACTTAGAAAAAAGGTCCTTCTTGCTTTGACAATTTAAATCAGGAAAATCGCCCTAAAAATGACccagataaaattaaattaacccCTCATGAGCCTCATTAAAATGCGAATAACTTGCTTATTTATTAATcgatttaaatgtaataaaaactgtttattaaaaaaaaattaattgaatgaattccaggcagttgaactcttctgcttcaaagaaaaaaaatgacttgGACTACCTGGAATAAGTCAATTAAATCCTTCAATTTTATCACTAAAATATGGCTTGCGCATAAAATATAAGCTTCCAATAGTTCCTCATAAAAAGAGCCTAAAATGATCAAAATCCGTTCATAAATAAGCGAGTTATAAGTGTTTTTATCACCTGGACACCTATAAGTATGATTTTATGAGTATGAGTACTTAAATTGCTTGTAACTTTGTTGTTTTTGACCAAATCGGTGTAAAACAAAAATTCGTGCTTAGAAAAAACATCATTCTTTCTTTAGCAGTTTAAATCGAGAAAATCGCCCTAAAAATGACCGAGATACAATTAAATTAGCCCTTTGGACACCTCTGATGAGTCCCATTCAAGTGCTAATAACTCGTTTATTTATTGGTcgttttaaatgaaatgaaaattgtttattaaaggaaacaaattcaaaggaaataatttcatctttcttccagacagtttcttctatttcaaagaaataaaaaatgaatttgacTACCTGCAATaagtcaaataaattatttacttttttaacactTAAATTACATAATTGCAATATTTCCTCATAAAAAGAGCCTAAAATGATCAAAATCCGTTGATAAATAAGGGAGTTATAGGTGCTTTTATCACCTGGACacttataagaatttttttatgagtATGGGTACTTAAATTGCTTGTAACTTTGTTGTTATTGACCAAATCGgtgtaaaacaaaaattagtgcTTAGAAAAAACGTCATTCTTTCTTTAGCAGTTTAAATCGAGAAAATCGCCCTAAAAATGACCGAGATACAATTAAATTAGCCCTCTGGACACCTCTGATGAGTCCCATTCAAGTGCTAATAACTCGTTTATTTATTGGTcgttttaaatgaaatgaaaattgtttattaaaggaaacaaattcaaaggaaataatttcatctttcttccaggcagtttcttctatttcaaagaaataaaaaatgaatttgacTACCTGCAATaagtcaaataaattatttacttttttaacactTAAATTACATAATTGCAATATTTCCTCATAAAAAGAGCCTAAAATGATCAAAATCCGTTGATAAATAAGGGAGTTATAGGTGCTTTTATCACCTGGACacttataagaatttttttatgagtATGGGTACTTAAATTGCTTGTAACTTTGTTGTTATTGACCAAATCGgtgtaaaacaaaaattagtgcTTAGAAAAAACGTCATTCTTTCTTTAGCAGTTTAAATCGAGAAAATCGCCCTAAAAATGACCGAGATACAATTAAATTAGCCCTCTGGACACCTCTGATGAGTCCCATTCAAGTGCTAATAACTCGTTTATTTATTGGTcgttttaaatgaaatgaaaattgtttattaaaggaaacaaattcaaaggaaataatttcatctttcttccaggcagtttcttctatttcaaagaaataaaaaatgaatttgacTACCTGCAATaagtcaaataaattatttacttttttaacacaTAAATTACATAATTGCAATATTTCCTCATAAAAAGAGCCTAAAATGATCAAAATCCGTTCATAAATAAGCGAGTTATAAGTGTTTTTATCACCTGGACACCTATAAGTATGATTTTATGAGTATGAGTACTTAAATTGCTTGTAACTTTGTTGTTATTGACCAAATCGgtgtaaaacaaaaattagtgcTTAGAAAAAACATCATTCTTTCTTTAGCAGTTTAAATCGAGAAAATCGCCCTAAAAATGACCGAAATACAATTAAATTAGCCCTCTGGACACCTCTGATGAGTCCCATTCAAGTGCTAATAACTCGTTTATTTATTatccgatttaaatgaaataaaaaataatattttttacgtgACACCCCTGGATAACCCGGAAAGGCCACTAGTACGACGTCACTGTCACCCAAACGTTTGTCAGTAAAAAGTGAAAATTCCCAATAAAAATGTCCCCTCTAGTAAAACGCGTGGCGGGCGTGGCGTCCAGGCTACTGCGCAGTCGCGTGGCAACCATAAAAAAGAACTTCTCGGACCACGAAGAACCCGAAGAAGAGGAGCCCTGGAACCTCGAACAGAAGTGCGCCATAGTAAACGGAGGTGCCTCCGGGATAGGCCTGGAAATCTCCCGGGAGTTCCTCAGCAGGGGCGTCCAGAACCTCTCCATAATCGACATTAACGAGGAAACAGGCGAAAGAGCCCAGGAAGCTTTGAGCAAAGAGTTCGGGAGCGGCAAAGTGTTATTTTTCCAAGCAGACGTGTCGGACTCCAAGACCATGGACGACGTCTACAGGAAATCGATCCAGTTCCACGACGTTCCCGATATCGTGGTGAACAGCGCCGGGATCATGAACGACACCAAATGGGACAAACAGATCTGGACCAACATGTCTGGATACGTGGTGGGCACCCTGCTGGGCCTCCAGTACATGTCCAGGTCGAGTAACGGCTACGGGGGCATCATCGTGAACATCGGATCCATCCTGGGGATCATCCCTTCCTCTGGATACCCCCTGCACACCATGACCCAGTTCGGCGTCTGCGGATTCTCCAAGGCTCTAGGGAGCGGACGGCACATCCAGAGGACTGGAGTGAAGATCTTCGCGCTCTGTCCTGGATTGACTGATACTCGGCTGCTGTCCGAGGCACCTTCGAAGGCGATCAACGAGAGGTTCGCACAGGAGTATGCCGACGAGATCGATGGTACCACACCCCAGAGACCGGACAGTGTTGCCAAAGGTTTGGTGGAGATACTGGAGCAGGCGCAGCCTGGATCGGTTTGGGTGGTGGAGAACGACGAGAGCCCTTATGAAGTTACGTATCCCGGAAATGTGCTGGATATCAAACGGGAGGGCGAAACGAAGGAGGGGGAGGAGGAGAACGCGACCTCAGTAGTGTCTAATTAGTGGATGTGTGTTGGATAAATTAAAGTGTTTTTAtcggtttttgttttattaaaattggacTAAGAACAGCAAAGTTATGGgggtttatttgatttatcgcgGATGTTCAGAgggttaatttaattttctcttgtttatttttagggTGATTTTCCCCATTTAAACTGTCAaggaaagaaaaatgttttttctacGCACTGTTTTTTTGTTTCGCACCGATCGGgtcaaaaataacaaagttacaAGCAATTTAAGTACCCACACTCATAATAACTTACTTACACGTGTCCAGGCAGTAAAAACACCCATAACTCCCTTATTTATTAACGGATTTTGATCATTTTAGGACCTTTTTATAAAGAAACGTTGCAGGTTTCATATGTCATGCGCAAAATACTATTTACgtaaaaaatttgaatgatttaattgacttattccaggcagtcgaagttatttcttatttctttgaAATAGAAGCGTTTAACTGACTCAAAAAAAACAGAGGAAAtgactaaatttttaatttctttaataaacaaTCGAGCAATTAATAAATGAGTAATTAGCATTTTAATGGGACTCATAAGGGATGTCCAGGAAGTTAATTTGATTGTATCTCAGTCATTTTTAGGGCGATTTTCCTAATTTAAACAGCTAAAGAAAAAATGATGTTTGTTCCAAgcactattttttgtttcacaCCGATCAGatcaaaaataacaaagttacaAGCAATGTAAGTACCCAGTTTCATAAAAACATACTTACAAGTGTCCCGGTGATAAAACACCGATAACTCCTTTATTAGTgaaccgattttaaaaattttagcgtcaatttaaaaacaaatgtgcACCCCGCGCGTCTGCACCCCAAAAGAAATTCGCTTCCGCATTCGGGGGGTGTAAAATTAACCCCTAATCCGGGCCCTCGTAAAAATCAACATAAAACCAGTCCGGCGATCATCCGAACGATCAAACGGGAAATTCGATGTCACATCCTATCTCTTACCGTTGATTTTCCCCCTTAAATAAACGGGGAGGGGGGGGGTCCATCTACGTTTTATTCCCTTAATGGGGGGAGACGGACGGTTCGCTCGAGGCATCTCGTCGGTTGTTTGAAGAGGGTGCGTTCTGACAAGGGGGGAGCAGCCACTGGTGGTGAAAGTTGGAAGTTTccacttttaaagtttttatttcacTTAATTCGGCCAATAAATAAGGCAGTAATAAGCATTTTAATGATAAGCAGTGTCCAGCCCcttggaaatttaattttatttctgtcATTTTTAGGGCGATTTTCCTGATTTAAATTGCTGAAGCAAGAAAGAGGTTTGTTCCAAGCacccttttttgttttacaccGATCGGGTCaataataacaaagttataggcAATTTATGTACTCAAACTCATTAAGGATACTTACAAGTGTCCAGGCAGTAAGAACAGCCATAACTGCCATATTTACCAACGGATTTTGATCATTTTAGGctctttttattaagaaaagttaaatttaactaaaagaaAGGAGAGTGCCTTCTTTGTCTGCTCATGGGTCATTAAGTGATGCCACAGTACCAATAACTCCCCAGATTAAAGAGCGGCTTTGAAAGGCCGCTTTAGGGCAGCAAGGGGGATGTTGGGGGGGATGGAGGGGTGCAAAACGTACACGTACACCACACAAAGAGCAAAGAATGGAAGCGTCGCGACGGCACACCCCATCTGGTCGAACGGTTCAACGCGGTCGCCATGACGACCGACGCATCTTCCCTCGCCACATTCGGTTCACTCTTCGtcgaaatttttgtttttttttttagttttagacccaaaaaacgatttttccttttttttttcgttaagtCCGTTCTTAGCTCGCGTGCCGGACTTAAATTAGCCGAGGGCACTTAAAGTAATTCCTTGTGCATGCATAGCAAAGCGGTCATTAGATGGTAAATGTAGACCGTTCCGGGAATAATTTTATTGGGTATGACGAGCTATTtgttatgtttgttttataATCAAAGTTAAGGGAGTCCCTTGTCCCTCCTcttccctaaaaaaaaaaaaaaggggtTTCTGGGGGACGGTTTTGTTTACCTTTGGGACGTTAGGATTAAAATTCATTAACTCCctttttttggggtttaattagAAAGAGTAATAAAGTGGAAACTGACCCTAGCGGCAATTACGCCGGGGGTGGCATTGTTGCGGTCGTATATTTTAGAGAGGTCGCTTTTTCGAGGGGCGGTTTTTCGCTAACGCACgtcacttttaaaaatttattcaattaaacGCAAAACTCATCCCTTCCCGTATTTATTTCAAGGCTATTTCCCGGTTGTTTTTTCTTCTCGCGTTTTAAGTTTATTCCAGGCTGTTagataaatttcttttttattattttttttaaggaatatataatttttttgaaaaaattattaaaaattcttttgtaaAGGACTCTAGAGTGTAACCTACTGCCAAGTTTTCAAATCTCTAGTTTCACCAGTTTCCTTCAAAAATTGGAAAGTTCAACGTCATCCAACCAtaatttttacgaatttttactAGACTAGTTGGACAAAACTGtagatatctcaaaaattagtcaaaaaaCATACGAAAATTCTTGATGCCCCTTTTAAAGGAAACTAGAGCGCACCCTACTGCCCAGTTTCCAAGTCTCTAGTTTTACCAGTTTCCTTGGAAAACTGGCAAGAACTTCAAGGTCACTTGACAcaatttttacgaattttcgCTTGACTCCTTGGACCCTTGGACAAAACCgttcatatctcaaaaactagtcaaaaaattattgaaaattcttgATGTCTATTGGAAAGGACACTAGAGCGCACTCTACTGCTCAGTTTC encodes:
- the LOC126747305 gene encoding 15-hydroxyprostaglandin dehydrogenase [NAD(+)]-like, translated to MSPLVKRVAGVASRLLRSRVATIKKNFSDHEEPEEEEPWNLEQKCAIVNGGASGIGLEISREFLSRGVQNLSIIDINEETGERAQEALSKEFGSGKVLFFQADVSDSKTMDDVYRKSIQFHDVPDIVVNSAGIMNDTKWDKQIWTNMSGYVVGTLLGLQYMSRSSNGYGGIIVNIGSILGIIPSSGYPLHTMTQFGVCGFSKALGSGRHIQRTGVKIFALCPGLTDTRLLSEAPSKAINERFAQEYADEIDGTTPQRPDSVAKGLVEILEQAQPGSVWVVENDESPYEVTYPGNVLDIKREGETKEGEEENATSVVSN